One Silene latifolia isolate original U9 population chromosome 4, ASM4854445v1, whole genome shotgun sequence DNA segment encodes these proteins:
- the LOC141652622 gene encoding uncharacterized protein LOC141652622 — MQQENWNSGASSSLSSTSPSFTTYSSENIADIAARVVHELNLSHEDPYDDEFYSSIHQNDAVEPDNDDIKANDDVDNDVEDDVSDDEESEFEFAVLGGEDTSSPISADEIFSNGQIKTSYPLFNTDLIYGAKTASDEGKTVSLRLPLRKLMMSEPIERGNDSVSSSSSDGELEGVPPETYCVWAPKKNNDEEQLTMKKKSNSTGTGVGSSKRWRFKDLLHRSNSDGKGSFVFLSDGREMKGRDNVAAVNSFNAGKKTGEMKKKSYLPYRQDLVGLFSNVNGISRTIRPF, encoded by the coding sequence ATGCAGCAAGAGAATTGGAATAGTGGCGCGTCTTCATCACTCTCGTCGACATCGCCGAGCTTTACCACCTACTCTTCCGAAAACATTGCCGATATCGCTGCGCGTGTTGTACACGAGCTCAACCTTTCACATGAAGACCCCTACGACGACGAGTTCTACTCTTCCATCCACCAAAACGACGCCGTTGAACCCGACAATGACGATATCAAAGCCAATGACGACGTGGACAATGACGTGGAAGATGACGTGTCCGATGACGAGGAAAGTGAATTTGAATTCGCAGTGTTAGGCGGCGAGGACACGTCATCACCGATTTCAGCGGACGAGATATTTTCCAACGGTCAAATCAAGACGAGTTATCCTCTGTTCAATACGGATTTAATCTACGGAGCCAAAACGGCGTCGGATGAGGGTAAAACGGTGTCGTTGAGGTTGCCGTTGAGGAAATTGATGATGAGCGAACCAATAGAAAGAGGAAACGACAGCGTTTCGAGTTCGTCATCGGATGGTGAGCTGGAGGGGGTCCCACCGGAGACCTACTGCGTGTGGGCCCCAAAAAAGAACAACGATGAGGAACAATTAACGATGaagaaaaagagtaattctacGGGGACAGGGGTAGGATCGTCAAAACGGTGGCGATTTAAGGATTTGTTACACAGGAGTAATAGTGATGGGAAGGGTAGTTTCGTCTTTTTAAGTGACGGAAGGGAAATGAAGGGGAGGGATAATGTTGCCGCGGTAAATAGTTTTAATGCGGGTAAAAAGACCGGggaaatgaagaagaaatcgtATTTACCGTATCGGCAAGATTTAGTTGGGTTATTTTCGAATGTCAACGGTATAAGTCGGACTATCCGCCCATTTTGA